In the Flavobacterium pallidum genome, one interval contains:
- the rpe gene encoding ribulose-phosphate 3-epimerase, whose translation MTKTLIAPSVLAADFANLQRDIEMVNNSAADWFHIDIMDGVFVPNISFGMPVLDAITKHAKKTIDVHLMIVDPDRYIKTFADLGANNLTVHYEACTHLHRTLQAIKAEGMKAGVAINPHTNIDLLEDTINNIDLVCLMSVNPGFGGQSFIENTYAKIKRLKDLINRKGANTLIEIDGGVTDKNAKQLAEAGADVLVAGNFVFRSDNPTKTIEDLRQLLA comes from the coding sequence ATGACTAAAACACTCATTGCCCCATCCGTACTGGCAGCAGATTTCGCTAACCTGCAACGCGACATCGAAATGGTAAACAACAGCGCCGCAGATTGGTTCCATATCGATATTATGGATGGCGTTTTCGTTCCCAACATTTCTTTCGGGATGCCTGTTTTGGATGCCATTACGAAGCATGCCAAAAAAACCATCGACGTGCATTTGATGATTGTCGATCCGGACCGTTATATCAAGACTTTCGCTGATTTGGGTGCCAATAACCTTACCGTGCACTATGAAGCCTGCACACACCTTCACCGAACGCTTCAGGCGATTAAGGCGGAGGGAATGAAAGCGGGCGTCGCCATCAATCCGCATACCAATATCGATTTGCTGGAAGACACTATCAATAATATCGATTTGGTGTGCCTTATGAGTGTCAACCCGGGGTTTGGCGGACAATCTTTTATTGAGAACACTTATGCAAAGATTAAAAGGTTAAAAGATTTAATAAACCGAAAAGGCGCCAACACACTCATCGAAATTGATGGCGGTGTCACCGACAAGAATGCCAAACAACTCGCTGAAGCTGGTGCTGATGTGTTGGTTGCCGGGAATTTCGTGTTCCGCTCTGACAACCCCACGAAGACTATTGAAGACCTAAGGCAATTACTGGCTTAA
- a CDS encoding zinc-dependent peptidase has product MEVFFVIFTLLFLLIGYGFFHAILEPAFMYFLNRPVYVHLYYKPLKLTANERSLALQYSPFFKRLSPKRQAYFEHRLKTFLVTIAFEGREIQLTDEMKVRIASVYVMMTFGMRNYMMGSFERIIIYPDSYESTITGNLHDGEFNPSHKLIVFSWAAFERGCHTENDNLNLAIHEFAHAIYLYSLRKPNEAEAMFATRYQSIRSMIRDEKQRQVLFDKGYFRDYGFTNEYEFIAVMLEHFFETPMVFRTNYPKLYKQVSEMINYREN; this is encoded by the coding sequence ATGGAAGTTTTCTTTGTAATCTTCACGTTGCTTTTCCTGCTTATTGGCTATGGCTTTTTTCATGCCATATTGGAACCGGCATTTATGTATTTCCTCAACAGGCCAGTCTATGTGCATTTGTATTATAAGCCTCTTAAGCTGACTGCGAACGAGCGCTCATTGGCATTACAATACAGCCCGTTTTTCAAACGGCTTTCGCCAAAAAGGCAGGCTTATTTTGAGCATCGGCTGAAAACCTTTTTAGTAACGATTGCATTTGAAGGGCGCGAGATTCAATTGACCGATGAAATGAAAGTCAGGATTGCATCAGTGTATGTGATGATGACATTCGGGATGCGGAATTACATGATGGGTTCTTTCGAAAGGATTATCATTTATCCCGATTCCTATGAGTCTACGATTACAGGAAACCTTCATGATGGCGAATTCAACCCGTCACATAAGTTGATTGTATTTTCCTGGGCTGCTTTTGAACGGGGCTGCCATACTGAAAATGACAACCTCAATCTCGCCATACACGAATTTGCACATGCGATCTATCTGTATTCTCTACGCAAACCAAACGAAGCAGAAGCCATGTTTGCAACCCGATATCAAAGCATCAGGAGTATGATCCGGGATGAAAAACAACGGCAGGTTTTGTTCGATAAAGGCTATTTCAGGGATTATGGATTTACGAATGAATACGAATTCATCGCAGTGATGCTCGAGCATTTTTTTGAAACGCCAATGGTATTCAGGACGAATTACCCTAAATTATACAAGCAGGTTTCTGAAATGATCAATTACAGGGAAAATTAA
- a CDS encoding DUF72 domain-containing protein produces the protein MQFGKVDHPENIDFTLPADAKQTAGILNKHKDDSPLEVYIGCAKWNRTDLKGFYPRGTKDELAYYSTQFNSIELNATFYRMPEWQQVETWKHKTPEDFKFFPKVTDIITHYKRLIDVKELVDAFANSVSNFDHKLGMAFLQLPDNFKPKDFARLENVLNDFPKGVPLGVEVRNAEWFQNPVIDAYADLLEKNNMANIIVDTAGRRDMLHMRLTSPVAFVRYVGANHPSDISRLDEWVQRIILWKGFGLKKLYFFVHQNIEVESPLLAEHFIREINKALHLSIPLPLRQSAQKSMFDTE, from the coding sequence ATGCAATTCGGAAAAGTCGACCATCCTGAAAATATAGATTTCACACTTCCAGCGGATGCAAAGCAAACCGCTGGGATTCTTAACAAACATAAAGATGATTCCCCGCTTGAAGTGTATATCGGTTGTGCGAAATGGAACCGTACAGACTTAAAAGGTTTTTACCCCCGCGGAACGAAAGATGAATTGGCTTATTATTCGACTCAATTCAATTCAATTGAACTCAACGCCACTTTCTACCGCATGCCCGAATGGCAACAGGTGGAAACCTGGAAGCATAAAACGCCCGAAGATTTCAAGTTTTTTCCAAAAGTCACCGACATTATTACGCATTACAAAAGGTTGATTGACGTAAAGGAACTCGTAGATGCATTTGCCAATTCTGTGAGCAATTTTGATCACAAATTGGGGATGGCTTTCCTGCAATTGCCTGATAATTTTAAGCCAAAAGATTTCGCCCGACTTGAAAATGTCCTGAACGATTTCCCAAAAGGGGTGCCACTTGGTGTTGAAGTCCGCAATGCAGAATGGTTTCAAAATCCTGTAATTGATGCTTATGCAGATCTGCTTGAAAAAAATAATATGGCAAATATCATCGTCGATACTGCCGGACGCCGGGACATGCTGCACATGCGTTTGACAAGCCCTGTGGCTTTTGTGCGCTATGTCGGGGCAAACCACCCTTCTGACATTTCAAGGCTCGATGAATGGGTGCAGCGGATCATTTTATGGAAAGGATTCGGGCTAAAAAAACTATATTTCTTCGTACACCAGAATATCGAAGTGGAATCCCCTTTATTGGCGGAACATTTCATCAGGGAAATCAATAAGGCACTCCACCTTTCCATTCCTCTTCCGTTGCGGCAATCTGCACAGAAATCCATGTTTGACACCGAATAA
- a CDS encoding GatB/YqeY domain-containing protein, whose product MSLSTKIMDEIKNAMKAKDTVALESLRSIKSELLLAQTASGSKEEISEEEEIKLIQRLIKTRKESARIFTEQNRLDLAEPELAQVAVIEKFLPAQLSEAEVEAVIAKIIAETGASGIASMGKVMGLATAQLGGTAEGKTISTIVKKLLT is encoded by the coding sequence ATGAGCTTATCAACTAAAATCATGGACGAAATTAAAAACGCCATGAAAGCAAAAGATACCGTTGCGCTGGAGTCGCTGCGTTCCATCAAGTCGGAATTGCTGCTGGCGCAAACCGCATCCGGTTCGAAAGAAGAGATCTCTGAAGAAGAGGAAATAAAGCTGATCCAACGCCTCATAAAGACACGTAAGGAAAGCGCGCGCATCTTCACGGAGCAAAACCGCCTGGATCTTGCTGAACCCGAATTGGCGCAGGTAGCAGTAATCGAGAAGTTCCTTCCTGCACAATTAAGCGAAGCGGAAGTGGAAGCGGTCATTGCTAAAATCATCGCTGAAACCGGCGCATCCGGCATTGCTTCAATGGGTAAAGTGATGGGACTGGCCACAGCACAATTGGGTGGTACCGCTGAAGGCAAAACCATTTCGACGATTGTTAAGAAACTGCTTACTTAA
- the ftsZ gene encoding cell division protein FtsZ, whose amino-acid sequence MTSNSDFGSISFDLPKNQSNVIKVIGVGGGGSNAINHMFKQGIKGVDFIVCNTDSQALQNSPVPNKIQLGVNLTEGLGAGANPEVGQQSAIESISDIEKMLDINTKMVFITAGMGGGTGTGAAPVIAQLARERDILTVGIVTIPFQFEGKVRQEQALNGVERLRKQVDSLIVINNNKLREVYGNLGFKAGFSKADEVLATASRGIAEVITHHYTQNIDLKDAKTVLSNSGTAIMGSSLANGENRAKDAIVSALDSPLLNDNKITGAKNVLLLIVSGTNEITIDEIGEINDHIQHEAGFNANIIMGVGEDESLEDSIAVTIIATGFNVEQQNEIVNTEPKKIIHALEEEQRITHNLTPKVVSSFEFTEVSAPANEERIVHDLMEEIVEEPVVEEPVFEVTLVPTTEFIKNLDVTFEIVSAPAVAAEPDFFFTTPEVREIIVQEPKHVAQEEEQITFSFDLPIAKTAPVISENTDSRIFFELTEEAKDIKVNQPVQVVPMTELNETGVVRYSLEEYMEIENSLLESKPVAKVAEEPSELQFTKKTIEPANEFSNFENISPTEMSLEDANKLRADERRRKLKEFNYKFHTNSSRMEEMEKEPAYKRLGIDISGTPESNNKSRTSLGIDSNDDIQLRSNNSFLHDNVD is encoded by the coding sequence ATGACAAGCAACTCAGATTTTGGAAGTATTTCATTTGATTTGCCGAAGAACCAATCAAATGTGATTAAGGTAATCGGTGTAGGTGGCGGCGGTAGTAACGCCATCAACCACATGTTTAAGCAAGGGATAAAAGGGGTTGATTTTATCGTTTGCAACACCGATTCGCAGGCTTTGCAGAACAGCCCTGTGCCAAATAAAATCCAACTCGGGGTAAACCTTACCGAAGGCCTCGGAGCCGGAGCAAACCCTGAAGTGGGGCAGCAATCGGCAATCGAAAGTATTTCCGATATTGAGAAAATGCTTGACATCAATACTAAAATGGTGTTCATCACGGCTGGTATGGGCGGCGGAACCGGAACCGGAGCGGCACCTGTCATTGCACAGCTTGCCCGTGAGCGCGACATCCTGACTGTAGGAATCGTGACCATCCCATTCCAGTTTGAAGGCAAAGTGCGTCAGGAACAGGCTTTGAATGGCGTGGAAAGATTACGCAAGCAAGTCGATTCGCTCATCGTTATCAACAACAATAAACTGCGTGAAGTATACGGAAACCTTGGCTTCAAAGCCGGATTCTCCAAAGCGGACGAAGTTTTGGCAACCGCTTCGCGCGGCATTGCTGAAGTCATCACGCACCATTACACACAAAACATCGATTTAAAAGATGCCAAAACGGTCCTCTCGAACAGCGGAACAGCGATCATGGGATCGTCATTGGCCAATGGTGAAAATCGTGCGAAGGATGCCATCGTATCAGCATTGGACTCCCCACTTTTAAATGACAATAAAATTACAGGTGCCAAAAACGTATTGTTGCTTATCGTTTCGGGTACTAATGAAATCACGATTGATGAAATTGGTGAAATCAACGATCACATCCAGCATGAAGCCGGTTTCAACGCTAACATCATCATGGGTGTCGGTGAAGACGAAAGCCTGGAGGATTCGATTGCGGTTACGATTATCGCTACGGGATTTAATGTAGAGCAACAAAACGAAATCGTCAATACAGAGCCTAAGAAAATCATACATGCACTTGAAGAAGAGCAAAGGATTACCCATAACCTGACTCCGAAAGTGGTGTCTTCTTTTGAATTTACCGAAGTGTCCGCTCCGGCAAATGAAGAAAGGATTGTACACGACCTGATGGAAGAAATCGTAGAAGAACCAGTTGTTGAAGAGCCGGTTTTTGAAGTGACACTTGTTCCGACAACTGAATTTATCAAGAATCTTGATGTGACTTTTGAAATTGTTTCTGCTCCTGCAGTGGCAGCCGAGCCGGATTTCTTTTTCACAACGCCTGAAGTTCGTGAAATCATCGTTCAGGAACCAAAACATGTAGCACAGGAAGAAGAGCAGATCACATTTTCATTCGACCTGCCAATTGCAAAAACAGCACCGGTAATTTCTGAAAATACAGACAGCAGGATTTTTTTCGAACTGACTGAAGAGGCCAAAGACATTAAGGTAAACCAACCTGTCCAGGTGGTTCCGATGACGGAATTGAATGAGACCGGCGTAGTACGTTATTCTTTGGAAGAATATATGGAAATCGAGAATTCCCTGCTGGAATCAAAACCTGTAGCGAAAGTGGCTGAGGAGCCGTCAGAATTGCAGTTCACTAAAAAAACCATTGAGCCTGCAAATGAATTCAGCAATTTCGAGAACATTTCCCCAACCGAAATGTCTTTGGAAGATGCCAACAAACTAAGGGCTGACGAAAGAAGAAGGAAACTGAAAGAATTCAATTATAAGTTCCATACCAATTCTTCCCGCATGGAGGAAATGGAAAAGGAACCTGCTTACAAGAGATTGGGTATCGACATCTCAGGAACGCCTGAGAGCAACAATAAATCCCGGACTTCACTGGGAATCGACAGCAACGACGACATACAGTTGCGGTCAAACAACTCGTTCCTTCACGACAACGTGGATTAA
- the ftsA gene encoding cell division protein FtsA, with translation MEKENIAVGLDIGTTKIVAMIGRKNEYGKLEILGVGKSKSLGVARGVVNNITQTIQSIQLAVAEAENNSGYSIKDVVVGIAGQHIRSIQHSDYISRSNPEEVIGDKDIDLLINQVHKLAMLPGEEIIHVLPQEFKIDGQSEIKEPIGMYGGRLESSFHVVVGQASSIRNVGRCIQSSGIELSGLTLEPLASADAVLSQEEKEAGVALIDIGGGTTDLAIFKDGIIRHTAVIPFGGNVITDDIKEGCSIIEKQAELLKVKFGSAWPGENKDNEIVSIPGLRGREPKEISLKNLSKIIHARVVEIIEQVFAEIKAYGHEDPRKKLIAGIVLTGGGAQLQHIKQLVEYITGMDTRIGYPNEHLAGNSDEEISSPLYATAVGLVMNSIQNNTRSAVLIEKVVEEVKPVQRYIEPEAAKPTPEPEEVKEVVFADVAPKAEKIQESTENKIRKSFFDKYVDKIRDFLDNAE, from the coding sequence ATGGAAAAAGAGAATATCGCCGTTGGTTTAGATATCGGGACAACCAAAATTGTCGCGATGATTGGCAGGAAAAACGAGTACGGAAAACTCGAGATCCTCGGTGTCGGAAAGTCCAAAAGCCTTGGTGTGGCGCGGGGTGTCGTGAATAACATCACCCAAACCATCCAGTCCATCCAGCTTGCTGTTGCTGAAGCCGAAAACAATTCGGGTTACAGCATCAAGGACGTCGTTGTAGGCATTGCCGGGCAACACATCCGCAGCATCCAGCACAGCGATTACATCAGCAGGAGCAATCCTGAAGAGGTGATCGGCGACAAGGATATCGATCTTTTGATTAATCAGGTACACAAACTGGCCATGCTTCCTGGTGAGGAAATCATCCACGTACTGCCGCAGGAATTCAAGATTGACGGGCAATCGGAAATCAAGGAGCCGATTGGTATGTACGGCGGAAGATTGGAATCCAGCTTCCACGTTGTGGTGGGCCAGGCCTCTTCGATCCGTAATGTGGGCCGTTGCATCCAAAGCTCGGGTATTGAGCTTTCAGGGCTGACATTAGAACCGCTCGCTTCCGCAGATGCCGTGCTGAGCCAGGAAGAAAAAGAAGCCGGAGTCGCGCTGATCGATATTGGTGGCGGAACTACTGATTTAGCAATTTTTAAAGATGGTATCATCCGTCATACTGCAGTGATTCCTTTCGGTGGAAATGTGATTACGGATGACATCAAAGAAGGTTGTTCAATCATAGAAAAACAGGCGGAATTGCTGAAAGTGAAATTCGGATCTGCATGGCCGGGTGAAAATAAAGACAATGAAATTGTTTCGATTCCAGGCCTTCGCGGGAGGGAGCCAAAAGAAATTTCATTGAAAAACTTATCCAAAATCATCCACGCCCGTGTAGTCGAAATCATCGAGCAGGTTTTTGCAGAAATCAAAGCATACGGACACGAAGACCCACGCAAAAAACTCATTGCAGGAATCGTATTGACCGGTGGCGGTGCGCAATTACAGCACATCAAGCAATTGGTAGAATATATTACCGGAATGGATACTCGCATCGGTTATCCAAATGAGCATCTGGCAGGCAACTCCGATGAAGAAATTTCAAGTCCGTTGTACGCTACGGCGGTTGGTTTGGTGATGAACAGCATCCAGAACAACACCAGGAGCGCCGTACTGATTGAGAAAGTGGTCGAAGAAGTGAAGCCTGTCCAAAGGTATATCGAGCCTGAAGCGGCAAAACCAACTCCTGAACCAGAGGAAGTTAAAGAAGTGGTTTTTGCAGATGTGGCTCCGAAGGCAGAGAAAATCCAGGAGTCTACAGAGAACAAAATCAGGAAATCTTTTTTTGATAAGTATGTTGATAAAATCAGGGATTTCTTAGATAACGCTGAATAA
- a CDS encoding cell division protein FtsQ/DivIB, with translation MKKLNWINIWVNVRLLLICIGLISLYSFTLKRNEERKLKASVIEFTANDNLFITREMVNKLLIENKPSAQTIRKENLDLGKLENAINANEMIEKSEVFVSIDGVLKAVVKQKTPIARVVDDAGSFYLDSEGDKMPLSIIHTARVPLVSGVVDENNSKELCKVFRLIHDDDFLKKNIIGIQVLPNGGLIMSNRNFDYQIDFGKPINAERKFNNYKAFFQKAIKDSLLNNYRFINLKFTQQVVCTK, from the coding sequence ATGAAAAAGCTTAACTGGATAAATATATGGGTCAACGTAAGGCTGCTGCTGATTTGCATCGGTTTGATCTCGTTATATTCATTTACTTTAAAAAGGAATGAAGAGCGGAAACTTAAGGCATCCGTAATTGAATTTACTGCCAACGACAACCTTTTCATTACCCGCGAGATGGTTAATAAATTGTTAATAGAAAATAAACCGTCGGCGCAAACCATACGCAAAGAAAATCTAGATTTGGGTAAACTGGAAAATGCCATAAACGCCAATGAAATGATTGAAAAATCAGAGGTTTTTGTGAGTATTGATGGTGTCCTGAAAGCTGTTGTAAAACAAAAGACCCCCATAGCAAGAGTGGTGGATGATGCAGGATCTTTTTACCTTGACAGTGAAGGGGACAAGATGCCGCTGTCGATAATTCATACTGCGAGGGTTCCGCTTGTTTCGGGTGTGGTTGACGAAAACAACAGCAAAGAATTGTGCAAAGTTTTCCGGCTGATACATGACGATGATTTTTTGAAAAAGAACATCATCGGTATACAGGTTTTGCCTAACGGCGGCCTGATCATGTCGAACAGGAATTTTGATTACCAGATTGATTTCGGGAAGCCGATCAATGCGGAAAGGAAGTTTAACAATTATAAAGCTTTCTTTCAAAAGGCAATAAAGGACAGTTTATTAAATAATTACAGGTTCATCAACCTAAAGTTTACGCAACAGGTAGTGTGTACTAAATAA
- the murC gene encoding UDP-N-acetylmuramate--L-alanine ligase produces the protein MNLTQIHNVYFIGIGGIGMSALARYFQMLGKNVQGYDKTPSTLTGELIESGIEIHFEDNISLIPKDFYVENTLVVITPAVPISHSEWNYFLERNYHVKKRAEVLGIITKDTFCFAVAGTHGKTTTSSILGHILYESGADVTSFLGGIVENYNSNLIGNGKTVTVVEADEFDRSFLHLHPDLACITSMDADHLDIYGDSSAIEASFTKFADKIDEKENLFIAKDLPLNGMSVAINQDADYKAYNIRIENGNYVFDVKTPSETIENIRFGLPGRHNLMNAVMALAMARKFGTPTVSIVKALSSFRGVKRRFSYQIKTDKLVYIDDYAHHPTEIDAVFQAVSELYPNKEVLAIFQPHLFSRTKDFIDGFAESLSKFGQVILLDIYPARELPVEGVNSDWLLSKMTNPNKKLVSKDRLIPEVLNSDAEVIVTIGAGDIGEMVESLKLALHEKA, from the coding sequence ATGAACCTTACCCAAATCCATAACGTGTATTTCATAGGCATCGGCGGTATCGGCATGAGTGCGTTGGCGCGTTATTTCCAGATGTTGGGTAAAAATGTCCAGGGTTATGACAAGACGCCGTCAACCTTGACCGGCGAGCTGATCGAAAGCGGGATTGAGATTCATTTTGAAGACAATATCAGCCTGATCCCCAAAGATTTTTACGTAGAGAATACCCTGGTTGTCATTACGCCGGCGGTCCCGATTTCACATTCAGAATGGAATTATTTCCTCGAAAGGAATTACCATGTGAAAAAACGCGCCGAAGTTTTAGGCATCATCACGAAAGATACTTTCTGTTTTGCAGTGGCCGGAACACATGGTAAAACCACGACTTCAAGTATCCTCGGGCATATCTTATATGAAAGTGGTGCCGATGTGACTTCGTTCCTCGGTGGCATTGTCGAAAATTACAATTCAAATCTGATCGGAAACGGGAAAACCGTCACTGTAGTCGAAGCCGATGAATTCGATCGCTCTTTCCTGCACCTGCATCCGGATTTGGCCTGCATCACTTCAATGGATGCTGATCATTTGGATATTTATGGCGACAGCAGTGCGATTGAAGCGTCGTTTACGAAATTCGCCGATAAGATTGATGAAAAGGAAAATTTATTCATTGCGAAGGATTTACCATTAAACGGTATGTCGGTAGCCATCAATCAAGATGCGGATTATAAAGCATACAACATCCGGATTGAGAACGGGAATTATGTTTTCGATGTCAAAACACCATCTGAAACGATTGAAAATATCAGGTTCGGATTGCCCGGCAGGCACAATCTTATGAATGCGGTAATGGCTTTGGCAATGGCCAGGAAATTCGGAACCCCAACCGTGTCCATTGTCAAGGCGTTATCCTCTTTCCGCGGCGTCAAAAGGCGTTTTTCTTATCAGATTAAAACCGATAAACTGGTTTACATAGACGATTATGCACACCATCCGACGGAAATCGATGCAGTGTTCCAGGCGGTTTCCGAATTGTATCCAAATAAGGAAGTATTGGCGATTTTCCAGCCGCATTTGTTCAGCAGGACGAAGGATTTCATTGACGGTTTTGCGGAAAGCCTTTCGAAATTCGGACAGGTTATCCTGCTTGATATTTATCCGGCAAGGGAACTTCCTGTGGAAGGCGTGAATTCTGACTGGCTTTTGTCAAAAATGACCAATCCGAATAAAAAACTCGTATCTAAAGACAGGCTGATTCCTGAAGTTTTAAACAGTGATGCTGAAGTTATTGTAACCATCGGCGCAGGCGATATTGGTGAAATGGTAGAATCCTTAAAATTAGCATTGCATGAAAAAGCTTAA
- the murG gene encoding undecaprenyldiphospho-muramoylpentapeptide beta-N-acetylglucosaminyltransferase encodes MKRLKFILSGGGTGGHIYPAIAIANELKQRFPDCEILFVGARDKMEMQKVPQAGYPIKGLWIAGIQRRLTFDNSLFPLKLIDSLLKSRTIIREFKPDVVIGTGGFASGPLLRVAGIANIPTVIQEQNSFPGITNRWLSAKANKICVAYENLERFFPKHKIVFTGNPVRQDLLGIDGKRNEAFAHFNLSHDKKVVLILGGSLGSARINQLIAKELVNFAAQNVQVIWQCGKYYYEQYQHFSEKEDVQVMAFIDRMDLVYAAADVVISRSGASSVSELCIVGKPVIFIPSPNVAEDHQTKNAKSIVDKDAALLIREAELDTQFTDLFNNLLSDENLQQKLSQNIKTLAKLNATRDIVDEIIKLIPNSATQSLSNSATSL; translated from the coding sequence ATGAAAAGACTCAAATTCATATTAAGCGGTGGCGGCACAGGCGGGCATATTTACCCTGCTATTGCCATTGCCAATGAATTAAAGCAGCGGTTTCCCGATTGCGAGATCCTTTTCGTAGGTGCCAGGGACAAAATGGAAATGCAGAAAGTCCCACAGGCCGGTTACCCAATCAAAGGACTTTGGATTGCAGGCATACAGCGCAGGTTAACATTCGACAATTCGCTTTTCCCATTGAAATTAATTGACAGTTTATTAAAATCGAGAACGATCATCCGCGAATTTAAACCTGATGTTGTCATCGGTACGGGAGGTTTCGCCAGCGGACCGTTATTAAGGGTTGCAGGAATCGCAAATATCCCGACAGTAATCCAGGAACAGAATTCCTTTCCCGGGATCACCAACCGCTGGTTGAGCGCCAAAGCAAATAAAATCTGCGTGGCCTACGAAAACCTCGAAAGATTTTTTCCGAAGCATAAGATCGTGTTCACCGGAAATCCGGTCCGTCAGGATTTGCTTGGCATTGATGGCAAAAGGAATGAGGCTTTCGCACACTTCAATCTTTCGCACGATAAAAAAGTGGTTTTGATCCTCGGCGGAAGCCTTGGTTCGGCAAGGATTAATCAATTGATAGCAAAGGAACTCGTGAATTTCGCTGCCCAAAATGTGCAGGTCATCTGGCAATGCGGCAAATATTATTACGAACAATATCAGCATTTCAGCGAGAAGGAAGATGTGCAGGTTATGGCTTTTATTGATAGGATGGATTTGGTCTACGCTGCCGCAGATGTCGTAATTTCGCGTTCCGGAGCGTCATCGGTTTCAGAATTATGCATCGTGGGTAAACCGGTAATTTTCATTCCGTCACCCAATGTAGCCGAAGACCATCAGACGAAAAATGCCAAATCAATAGTGGATAAAGATGCCGCATTATTAATCCGCGAAGCAGAATTGGATACACAGTTCACAGACCTGTTCAACAATTTACTGTCAGATGAAAACCTGCAACAGAAATTATCACAAAACATCAAAACACTGGCTAAATTAAACGCCACCAGAGATATCGTAGACGAAATTATAAAGCTAATCCCAAACTCAGCCACTCAGTCGCTCAGCAATTCAGCCACTTCTTTATGA